The Deltaproteobacteria bacterium genome includes a window with the following:
- the fusA gene encoding elongation factor G → MARTVPLHNLRNIGIMAHIDAGKTTTTERILYYTRESYKMGEVHDGTATMDWMEQEQEMGITITSAATTCTWRNHRINIIDTPGHVDFTIEVERSLRVLDGAVALFCAVGGVEPQSEAVWRQADRYRVPRIILVNKMDRVGADFGKVVASIKDRLGAHPIPIQIPIGAEDSFRGIIDLVRMEAVTYDDRSLGAEFTVGEIPPELIDVSREEREKLIEFLADYDEGLMRKYLNEEDLLPEEVMSVIRKVTLSLKATPVLCGSAFKNKGVQPLLDAVIAYLPSPLDMPPVVGKGTGGEDIERAASDEAPFSALAFKIMTDPYVGQLTYFRIYSGVMKAGSYVYNASKKKRERMGRILKMHANKREDIKEVRTGDIAAAVGLNLTTTGDTLCDMSHSLTLETLVFPDPVIAIAIEPKTKADEEKLGVALGKIAREDPSFRIKVDKETGQTLISGMGELHLEIIVDRLSREFGLGANIGNPQVAYKETIRKSVRSEGKFVKQSGGRGQYGHVWLEIEPNEPGSGFEFRNRIIGGVIPGEYISAVGKGIVEAMEEGVLAGFPMVDVIVSVVDGSYHDVDSSDMAFKIAASMGFKSGVKRAHPILLEPIMSVEVVVPKEYMGDVIGNLTSRRGKIVSIESRPSLEAINAEVPLAEMFGYATDLRSKTQGRATFTMRFLNYLAVSESQAKLVIDRIKSFDEGS, encoded by the coding sequence TTGGCACGTACTGTTCCTTTACATAATCTTCGCAACATCGGTATTATGGCACATATCGATGCCGGGAAGACAACAACAACAGAGCGGATTTTATATTATACCCGTGAGTCCTACAAGATGGGAGAGGTCCATGATGGTACAGCCACCATGGACTGGATGGAACAGGAACAGGAGATGGGAATTACCATTACCTCAGCGGCTACCACATGTACATGGAGAAATCATCGCATAAACATCATAGACACGCCCGGTCATGTGGACTTTACAATTGAAGTTGAAAGATCTTTGAGAGTTTTAGATGGTGCTGTTGCCCTGTTCTGTGCCGTCGGTGGGGTAGAACCCCAGTCCGAAGCAGTGTGGCGTCAGGCGGACAGGTACCGTGTTCCGCGGATTATCTTAGTCAATAAAATGGATAGGGTGGGGGCCGATTTCGGGAAGGTCGTTGCTTCTATCAAGGATCGGTTGGGTGCGCATCCAATTCCGATTCAGATTCCCATTGGAGCCGAAGATAGCTTTCGGGGGATTATAGACCTTGTCCGCATGGAAGCCGTTACCTATGATGACCGTTCTTTAGGTGCCGAATTTACCGTTGGTGAAATTCCTCCTGAACTCATTGATGTATCCCGCGAGGAAAGAGAAAAACTCATCGAGTTTCTCGCCGATTATGATGAGGGCCTGATGAGAAAATATTTAAATGAAGAAGATCTTTTACCTGAAGAAGTCATGAGTGTCATAAGAAAAGTCACATTGTCCTTGAAAGCGACTCCGGTGTTGTGTGGTTCTGCCTTCAAAAACAAGGGTGTTCAACCTCTTTTAGATGCGGTTATCGCTTATCTTCCCTCCCCCTTGGATATGCCTCCGGTGGTTGGTAAGGGTACAGGAGGGGAGGATATTGAAAGGGCTGCCAGCGATGAAGCCCCGTTTTCAGCTTTGGCCTTTAAGATTATGACAGATCCCTATGTAGGACAGTTGACCTACTTCAGGATTTACTCAGGTGTCATGAAGGCAGGGTCTTATGTATACAATGCGTCCAAGAAAAAAAGAGAGCGAATGGGACGCATACTTAAGATGCATGCCAATAAAAGAGAAGATATTAAAGAGGTCCGCACCGGTGATATTGCTGCGGCTGTGGGATTGAATCTGACGACAACGGGGGACACCCTTTGTGATATGAGCCATTCCCTTACGCTCGAGACCCTGGTGTTTCCGGATCCGGTTATCGCTATAGCCATAGAACCAAAAACGAAAGCAGATGAGGAAAAACTGGGTGTAGCGCTGGGGAAAATTGCCCGTGAGGATCCTTCTTTCAGGATTAAGGTCGATAAAGAGACAGGTCAAACCCTGATATCGGGGATGGGGGAATTACATCTTGAGATTATTGTCGATCGACTTTCACGAGAGTTTGGATTGGGCGCCAATATCGGTAATCCGCAGGTGGCATATAAAGAGACAATCAGAAAAAGTGTCAGGTCAGAAGGCAAATTCGTTAAGCAGTCCGGGGGCAGGGGGCAGTATGGCCATGTTTGGCTGGAGATTGAACCCAACGAACCTGGAAGTGGTTTTGAATTCAGGAATAGAATTATTGGGGGGGTAATCCCCGGTGAATATATTTCGGCGGTGGGAAAAGGTATTGTCGAGGCGATGGAAGAGGGTGTTCTGGCAGGCTTTCCCATGGTTGATGTGATTGTAAGTGTTGTAGATGGTTCTTATCATGATGTTGATTCTTCGGATATGGCGTTTAAAATAGCGGCCTCCATGGGATTTAAAAGTGGGGTAAAACGCGCGCACCCGATCCTTCTGGAGCCAATAATGTCTGTTGAGGTGGTGGTTCCCAAAGAGTACATGGGTGATGTTATTGGTAATCTTACGTCAAGGCGGGGAAAGATTGTCAGCATTGAGTCAAGACCTTCTTTAGAAGCCATTAATGCTGAGGTTCCTCTGGCTGAGATGTTCGGTTATGCCACTGATCTCAGATCAAAAACACAGGGAAGGGCGACTTTTACCATGCGTTTTCTGAATTACCTTGCCGTATCCGAAAGTCAGGCAAAGCTGGTTATTGACAGAATAAAGTCATTCGATGAGGGATCATAA
- the tuf gene encoding elongation factor Tu, with protein sequence MAKKKFERKKPHVNIGTIGHVDHGKTTLTAAITKHLSKKGFAEFRPFDSIDNAPEERERGVTINVAHVEYETEKRHYAHVDCPGHADYIKNMISGAAHMDGTILVVAASDGPMPQTREHILLARQVRVPYIVVYLNKIDLVDDPELLDLVELELRELLTQYEFPGDEIPIIRGSSLKALEAENPDDPDVKSIWELMDAVDSYIPEPARDLDKPFLVPIGDVFSIAGRGTVVTGRMERGIIRTGDEVEIVGFRPTFKTVCTGVEMFRKTLDEGRAGDDVGVLLRGTKREEVERGQVVAKPGSITPHVKFKAAVYILTKEEGGRHTPFFNGYRPQFYFRTTDVTGICTLPEGVEMVMPGDNVEMEVVLITPIAMEEQLRFAIREGGRTVGAGVVSKIIE encoded by the coding sequence ATGGCGAAGAAGAAGTTTGAAAGGAAGAAACCACATGTGAATATCGGGACCATTGGGCACGTCGATCATGGCAAAACCACTCTGACGGCTGCAATTACGAAACACTTGAGTAAAAAGGGATTCGCCGAGTTCAGACCTTTTGATTCTATAGACAATGCACCGGAAGAAAGGGAACGAGGAGTTACCATCAATGTTGCCCACGTAGAGTATGAAACAGAAAAAAGACATTATGCCCATGTTGATTGTCCGGGTCACGCGGACTATATCAAAAACATGATCTCCGGGGCTGCTCACATGGATGGAACTATTCTCGTTGTGGCTGCATCAGACGGTCCCATGCCCCAGACAAGAGAGCACATACTTCTCGCAAGACAGGTTCGGGTTCCCTATATTGTGGTCTATTTGAACAAGATTGATCTTGTGGACGACCCGGAACTCCTTGATCTGGTGGAACTGGAATTAAGAGAATTGCTGACCCAGTATGAATTTCCCGGTGACGAAATCCCCATCATAAGAGGGTCATCCTTAAAGGCTCTGGAGGCCGAGAATCCGGATGATCCCGATGTCAAGTCTATTTGGGAGTTAATGGATGCCGTCGATTCGTATATCCCCGAGCCTGCTCGTGATCTGGATAAACCGTTCCTTGTGCCCATTGGAGATGTATTTTCCATAGCAGGTCGGGGCACGGTGGTGACCGGCAGAATGGAAAGAGGTATTATCAGAACGGGAGATGAAGTGGAAATAGTTGGTTTCAGACCGACGTTTAAGACAGTGTGCACAGGGGTTGAGATGTTTCGCAAAACCCTCGACGAAGGCAGGGCAGGCGACGACGTCGGTGTTCTCTTGAGGGGTACCAAGCGTGAAGAGGTTGAAAGAGGCCAGGTTGTAGCAAAACCGGGATCAATAACCCCCCATGTAAAATTTAAAGCAGCTGTTTACATCCTTACCAAAGAAGAGGGTGGGAGGCATACACCCTTCTTTAACGGTTATCGTCCCCAGTTCTATTTCAGAACCACTGACGTTACGGGAATTTGTACGCTGCCTGAGGGTGTGGAAATGGTAATGCCCGGCGACAACGTAGAGATGGAAGTAGTGTTAATTACCCCGATTGCCATGGAAGAGCAGCTCAGGTTTGCCATCCGGGAAGGCGGAAGGACTGTTGGGGCCGGTGTGGTTAGTAAAATAATTGAATAA
- the rpsJ gene encoding 30S ribosomal protein S10: MKDQKKDQKIRIRLKAYDYKLLDRSVEDIVETAKRTGARVAGPIPLPTEINKYCVNRSPHVDKKSREQFEIRTHKRLIDIIEPTQSTVDALMKLDLSSGVDVEIKL, translated from the coding sequence ATGAAAGATCAAAAGAAAGATCAAAAAATAAGAATCCGCCTCAAGGCATATGATTACAAACTCCTTGACCGGTCTGTTGAGGATATTGTTGAGACGGCAAAAAGAACCGGTGCTCGTGTGGCTGGACCAATACCGCTGCCGACCGAGATCAACAAATATTGCGTCAATCGGTCGCCCCATGTGGATAAAAAATCAAGAGAGCAGTTTGAGATCAGGACGCATAAAAGACTCATCGATATCATTGAGCCGACGCAATCGACGGTAGATGCTCTTATGAAACTGGACCTGTCCTCCGGAGTGGATGTCGAGATAAAATTATAG
- the rplC gene encoding 50S ribosomal protein L3 produces the protein MKKLLIGRKLGMTQIFAEDGGSVPVTVIEAEPSVVIQKKTQKTDGYDAIQLGYGRSRQKNVTKPIQGHCKKADKGFFRVLREFRTATASYELGQELKVNMFQVGDQVDVVGTTKGKGFAGVIKRHGFSGGRATHGSMFHRAPGSIGASAEPSRVLKGKKLPGHMGDVRKTVQNLLVMGIRPERNLILVKGSIPGCKNSVVIIRQAIKMDG, from the coding sequence ATGAAGAAGTTACTGATCGGCAGAAAGTTAGGCATGACACAAATTTTTGCAGAAGACGGCGGATCTGTTCCGGTAACGGTCATCGAAGCGGAACCATCCGTTGTTATTCAGAAAAAAACACAAAAGACAGATGGCTATGATGCAATACAACTGGGTTATGGCCGTAGTCGGCAGAAAAATGTGACAAAGCCCATACAGGGCCATTGCAAAAAAGCGGATAAAGGATTTTTCCGCGTTCTCAGAGAGTTTAGAACTGCAACGGCGAGTTATGAGTTAGGGCAGGAATTGAAGGTCAATATGTTTCAGGTTGGCGACCAAGTGGATGTCGTGGGAACCACGAAAGGAAAGGGGTTCGCCGGTGTTATAAAGAGACATGGCTTCAGCGGCGGCCGGGCAACTCATGGATCGATGTTTCACAGGGCGCCTGGCTCCATTGGAGCAAGTGCAGAACCATCAAGAGTCCTCAAGGGGAAAAAGCTTCCTGGACATATGGGAGATGTGAGAAAAACGGTACAGAATTTGTTGGTTATGGGCATAAGGCCGGAGAGGAATCTGATTTTAGTTAAGGGATCGATTCCGGGATGCAAAAATAGTGTTGTCATCATCAGGCAAGCTATCAAAATGGATGGTTAA
- the rplD gene encoding 50S ribosomal protein L4, giving the protein MPVAGVYDIENNRVSEIELSDAVFDVEVNEAVLYDVVRMQMAARRLGTASTKRRQEIRGGGRKPWRQKGTGRARVGTIRSPLWRGGGVVFGPQPRSYAYKVPKKVRKLALMSALSMKVKEGRMLILKDFPMDEIKTKKFKEVIDRFGLKKVLLVMDKSNPVLEKSSRNIQGIKLIRSEGINVYDLLNYDHVVLFEPSVKMIEGALLS; this is encoded by the coding sequence ATGCCGGTTGCCGGGGTATATGATATTGAAAATAACAGGGTGTCGGAGATCGAATTGAGTGATGCTGTCTTTGACGTGGAGGTCAATGAAGCGGTCCTGTATGATGTCGTGAGAATGCAGATGGCGGCAAGAAGGCTTGGAACCGCATCAACGAAAAGAAGACAGGAAATCAGGGGTGGCGGTAGGAAACCGTGGCGCCAGAAAGGTACAGGAAGGGCAAGAGTCGGCACAATAAGATCCCCCCTGTGGAGAGGTGGCGGAGTTGTGTTCGGACCCCAACCGCGGAGTTATGCATACAAAGTTCCGAAGAAAGTCAGGAAACTGGCCTTAATGTCGGCACTCAGTATGAAGGTCAAAGAGGGGCGGATGTTGATTTTGAAGGATTTCCCCATGGATGAGATCAAGACAAAGAAATTCAAAGAGGTTATTGATCGATTCGGTTTGAAAAAAGTCCTGCTTGTTATGGATAAATCGAATCCTGTTTTGGAGAAATCGTCAAGAAATATACAGGGAATCAAATTGATACGATCAGAGGGAATTAATGTGTATGACCTTCTGAACTATGATCACGTGGTTCTTTTTGAACCATCTGTGAAGATGATTGAAGGGGCGTTATTATCATAA
- the rplW gene encoding 50S ribosomal protein L23, producing MDMYHIIRRALITEKSTIAKDESNKYIFEVDRRANKIEIAKALEKLFKVKVLDVHVMNVTGKKKRVGRILGEKRSWKKAVVTLAPGSRIEIHEGV from the coding sequence ATGGATATGTATCACATTATTAGAAGGGCGCTGATTACTGAAAAGAGTACCATTGCAAAAGACGAAAGCAATAAGTATATCTTTGAAGTGGATCGAAGGGCAAACAAGATAGAGATTGCCAAAGCGTTGGAAAAGCTCTTTAAAGTAAAGGTCTTGGATGTTCATGTCATGAATGTGACGGGAAAGAAAAAGAGGGTTGGGAGGATTCTGGGTGAGAAGCGTTCATGGAAAAAGGCGGTTGTCACCCTTGCCCCCGGCAGTCGTATTGAAATACATGAAGGTGTCTAA
- the rplB gene encoding 50S ribosomal protein L2 codes for MAIRKYKPTSPGRRFQTCSDFEEITRTEPEKSLLLPLKGTGGRNCYGRMTSRHIGGGHKRRFRIVDFRRDKVEIPAKVASVEYDPNRSSRIALLHYLDGEKRYIIAPSKLVVGDTIISSEKADIKPGNTIPLKNIPLGSLIHNVELKVGRGGQLIRSAGTYGQLMAKEEGYAQVRLPSGEVRKILLQCKATIGQVGNIDHENISIGKAGRSRWLRKRPKVRGVVMNPVDHPMGGGEGKSSGGRHPCTPWGVPTKGHKTRTNKKSDKYIVKRRG; via the coding sequence ATGGCTATAAGGAAATATAAACCCACATCACCGGGCAGAAGGTTTCAGACATGCTCAGACTTCGAGGAAATTACACGAACAGAGCCTGAAAAGAGTTTGCTTCTTCCTCTGAAAGGAACAGGGGGACGTAATTGCTATGGAAGGATGACGAGCAGGCACATTGGTGGTGGTCATAAGAGGCGGTTTAGGATAGTTGATTTCAGGCGTGACAAAGTGGAAATTCCTGCCAAAGTAGCATCAGTGGAATATGATCCCAATCGAAGCTCAAGAATTGCATTGCTGCATTATCTCGATGGTGAGAAGAGGTATATCATTGCCCCCTCAAAACTCGTGGTAGGGGATACTATCATAAGTTCTGAAAAAGCGGACATTAAACCGGGAAACACGATTCCTCTGAAAAATATCCCACTCGGTTCTCTTATTCATAACGTGGAACTCAAGGTTGGCCGTGGAGGCCAGTTGATCCGATCTGCGGGGACATATGGGCAACTTATGGCCAAGGAGGAAGGGTATGCCCAGGTGAGACTCCCTTCCGGAGAGGTGAGAAAAATCTTGCTCCAGTGTAAGGCAACCATCGGGCAGGTAGGGAATATTGATCATGAGAATATAAGTATTGGCAAAGCCGGACGGTCAAGGTGGTTGAGAAAGCGTCCCAAGGTGCGGGGCGTGGTTATGAATCCCGTCGACCATCCTATGGGCGGGGGGGAAGGCAAATCATCGGGAGGAAGGCATCCCTGCACACCGTGGGGTGTTCCGACAAAGGGGCATAAAACGCGGACAAATAAAAAGTCTGATAAATACATTGTGAAGAGAAGGGGTTAA
- the rpsS gene encoding 30S ribosomal protein S19 yields the protein MARSIKKGAYINEKLLGKVRKAEESGSKSVLKTWSRRSTVTPELIGHTFAVHNGKKFIPIFVTENMVGHKLGEFAPTRTFFSHAGDRKTKVRR from the coding sequence GTGGCGCGTTCAATTAAGAAGGGGGCATATATCAATGAGAAACTTCTCGGAAAGGTCAGGAAAGCTGAAGAATCGGGAAGTAAAAGTGTTTTGAAGACCTGGTCTCGCCGTTCAACAGTTACTCCTGAATTGATAGGGCATACCTTTGCAGTGCATAACGGGAAGAAGTTTATTCCGATCTTTGTCACGGAAAACATGGTGGGACATAAACTCGGCGAGTTTGCACCAACGAGAACTTTTTTCAGCCATGCAGGTGATCGGAAAACAAAGGTGCGTAGATAA
- the rplV gene encoding 50S ribosomal protein L22 — protein sequence MEAKAIAKYIRVSPQKARLVVDLVRGKNIEEAKKILQFTRKYSAGVVNKVLKSAIANAKQNPNIDESILYVKEIYVDQGPSLKRWRARAQGRAAAIRKRMSHITVILDEE from the coding sequence ATGGAAGCAAAAGCAATTGCCAAATATATTCGGGTTTCTCCTCAGAAGGCGCGATTGGTGGTGGATTTAGTCAGGGGGAAGAATATTGAAGAGGCGAAGAAGATACTCCAATTTACCAGAAAATATTCTGCGGGTGTTGTCAATAAAGTTTTGAAATCCGCCATTGCCAACGCAAAGCAGAATCCTAACATAGATGAGAGCATCCTTTATGTTAAGGAGATTTATGTGGATCAGGGGCCTTCGCTGAAGAGATGGAGGGCAAGGGCTCAGGGAAGAGCAGCAGCGATAAGAAAAAGAATGAGTCACATAACCGTTATTTTAGATGAAGAGTAG
- the rpsC gene encoding 30S ribosomal protein S3: MGQKVNPIGFRVGGIKTWRSQWFSERNYAELVHEDIKIRKYLKKKLYHAGVSRIEIERAANKAKVNIYAARPGIIIGKKGSEIEKLKKELEGVSTSEIIINILEVRKPEVDAQLVAENVALQLERRIAFRRAMKKCVTSSLKFGAKGIRVGCAGRLGGAEMARSEWYREGRVPLHTLRADIDWGFAEASTAYGLIGVKVWIFHGEVLPGKKKKERSV; the protein is encoded by the coding sequence TTGGGGCAGAAGGTAAACCCGATCGGTTTCAGGGTGGGCGGTATAAAGACGTGGCGATCACAGTGGTTTTCGGAGAGGAATTATGCTGAGTTGGTACATGAGGATATAAAGATCAGAAAATATTTGAAAAAGAAACTGTATCACGCGGGTGTTTCAAGGATAGAGATAGAAAGGGCTGCCAACAAGGCTAAGGTCAACATCTATGCAGCTCGTCCGGGAATTATTATAGGCAAGAAGGGCTCAGAAATTGAAAAGTTGAAGAAAGAGCTTGAAGGGGTTTCAACAAGCGAGATTATTATCAACATCCTTGAAGTGCGCAAACCGGAAGTCGATGCACAGCTTGTTGCTGAGAATGTTGCCCTTCAGCTTGAACGACGTATTGCCTTCAGAAGGGCCATGAAAAAATGTGTAACCTCTTCGCTTAAATTCGGTGCCAAAGGAATCAGAGTAGGTTGTGCCGGCAGGCTCGGTGGGGCTGAGATGGCGAGGTCGGAATGGTACAGAGAAGGAAGAGTACCCCTGCACACCCTGCGGGCCGATATTGACTGGGGGTTTGCAGAGGCGAGTACGGCCTATGGACTTATTGGTGTAAAAGTATGGATATTCCACGGAGAAGTATTGCCAGGCAAGAAAAAGAAAGAACGATCGGTGTGA
- the rplP gene encoding 50S ribosomal protein L16: MLMPKRVKYRKIQRGRMSGKATRGSSVAFGEYGLQATECGWITARQIEAARVAMTRHVKRGGKIWIRIFPHKSITKKPAETRMGKGKGAPEAWVAVIKPGVVLYEMEGVSEEVAREAFRLASHKLPIATKFLSREMVG; the protein is encoded by the coding sequence ATGTTGATGCCAAAGAGGGTTAAGTACAGAAAGATACAGAGGGGTCGCATGAGTGGCAAGGCCACCAGAGGAAGTTCTGTAGCCTTTGGTGAATATGGCCTTCAGGCCACCGAGTGCGGCTGGATCACGGCCCGGCAAATTGAAGCTGCGCGTGTTGCCATGACCCGACATGTAAAGCGGGGAGGGAAAATCTGGATAAGGATATTTCCTCATAAGTCAATAACCAAAAAACCGGCTGAAACCCGTATGGGAAAGGGAAAGGGAGCACCGGAAGCGTGGGTTGCAGTTATTAAACCGGGAGTTGTACTCTATGAAATGGAAGGGGTTTCGGAAGAAGTTGCCCGTGAGGCCTTCAGGCTGGCCTCTCATAAGCTTCCCATCGCGACTAAGTTTCTATCAAGGGAGATGGTTGGGTGA
- the rpmC gene encoding 50S ribosomal protein L29: protein MKIKEIKDIGNDELVQKNKELVEELFKLRLQHTSGQLESPAMMRSVRKNIARIKTVLREREVQQT, encoded by the coding sequence GTGAAGATTAAAGAGATAAAAGATATTGGTAACGATGAGTTAGTACAGAAAAATAAAGAGCTTGTTGAGGAACTTTTCAAGCTTCGGCTGCAACATACGTCTGGACAGCTGGAATCTCCTGCCATGATGCGCTCTGTGCGAAAGAACATTGCGCGTATAAAGACGGTACTGAGGGAAAGGGAGGTTCAACAGACATGA
- the rpsQ gene encoding 30S ribosomal protein S17, whose translation MRERSNKRVIKGVVVSNKMDKTIVVRAQRLVKHSEFHKYIRRYVRYKAHDEENSCNIGDKVLIVESKPLSREKRWRMRAILERAK comes from the coding sequence ATGAGGGAGCGCAGTAATAAGAGAGTTATTAAAGGTGTGGTAGTCAGCAATAAGATGGACAAGACAATTGTTGTCCGTGCGCAGAGGCTGGTCAAGCATTCCGAGTTTCATAAGTATATAAGACGATATGTCAGGTATAAAGCCCACGATGAGGAAAATAGCTGTAATATTGGTGATAAGGTACTCATCGTCGAATCGAAGCCATTGAGTAGGGAAAAGCGGTGGCGAATGCGTGCAATACTCGAAAGGGCCAAATAA
- the rplN gene encoding 50S ribosomal protein L14, with amino-acid sequence MIQMQTILNVADNSGAKRVACIKVLGGSKRRYASVGDIIVVSVKEALPNSKVKKGDVMKAVVVRTAKEVRRPDGSYLKFDDNSAVLITNQLEPVGTRIFGPVARELRAKQFMKIISLAPEVL; translated from the coding sequence ATGATTCAGATGCAGACTATCTTAAATGTGGCAGATAATTCAGGTGCAAAGAGAGTTGCATGCATTAAGGTTCTTGGCGGGTCGAAAAGAAGGTATGCAAGCGTTGGTGATATAATTGTCGTGTCTGTCAAGGAGGCACTTCCGAATTCGAAGGTCAAAAAAGGGGATGTTATGAAGGCGGTTGTCGTACGTACCGCAAAAGAAGTAAGGAGACCTGACGGATCGTACCTGAAATTTGACGATAATTCCGCTGTCCTGATAACTAATCAACTGGAACCTGTCGGGACGAGGATTTTTGGTCCGGTGGCTCGAGAGCTGCGGGCTAAACAGTTTATGAAGATCATTTCTCTTGCACCCGAGGTGTTATAA
- the rplX gene encoding 50S ribosomal protein L24: MQGKRLKKGDMVKVIAGKEKGKTGKVMKIVSDKDQVVVEKLNFIKRHKKPDAKGKGGIVEKEGPINISNVMFLCNKCDTGVRVGYKILEDGGKSRVCKKCNEILDT, translated from the coding sequence ATGCAGGGCAAACGACTGAAAAAAGGCGATATGGTGAAAGTTATAGCCGGTAAAGAAAAGGGAAAAACCGGTAAGGTTATGAAGATAGTGAGCGATAAAGACCAGGTGGTTGTCGAGAAGCTGAACTTCATTAAGAGGCATAAAAAGCCGGATGCGAAGGGGAAAGGGGGAATTGTTGAGAAAGAAGGGCCGATCAACATCTCTAATGTAATGTTCCTTTGCAACAAGTGCGATACAGGTGTCAGGGTGGGATACAAAATCCTGGAAGATGGAGGAAAGTCCCGAGTTTGTAAAAAATGCAACGAGATATTGGATACATAG
- the rplE gene encoding 50S ribosomal protein L5 codes for MARLRDYYIKEVVPALIKEFNYKNRMQVPKLEKIVVNMGVGEAIQNIKALDSAVADLSMIVGQKPVITKAKKSIATFKLRQGMSIGCRVTLRGDRMYEFFDRLVNVAFPRVRDFRGISPKSFDGRGNFAVGLKEQIIFPEIDYDKIDKIRGMNIVIATSAKTDDEARQLLKLMGVAFRN; via the coding sequence ATGGCTAGGCTGAGAGATTATTATATAAAAGAGGTTGTACCCGCGTTAATTAAGGAGTTTAATTATAAAAACCGCATGCAGGTACCGAAACTTGAAAAAATTGTGGTAAACATGGGCGTTGGTGAGGCGATTCAGAATATAAAAGCCCTTGATAGTGCAGTTGCAGATCTCTCCATGATCGTCGGGCAGAAACCTGTGATAACAAAGGCGAAAAAGTCAATTGCCACATTTAAGCTTCGGCAGGGAATGTCTATAGGATGTCGGGTTACTCTGCGGGGAGACAGGATGTATGAGTTTTTTGACAGACTTGTGAACGTTGCTTTTCCAAGGGTCCGTGATTTCAGGGGAATATCGCCGAAATCGTTTGATGGGAGAGGGAATTTCGCTGTTGGATTGAAGGAACAGATCATCTTCCCTGAGATAGATTATGACAAGATTGATAAGATAAGAGGAATGAATATTGTAATCGCAACATCGGCTAAGACGGACGATGAAGCGAGGCAACTTCTGAAGCTCATGGGTGTAGCGTTCAGAAATTGA
- a CDS encoding type Z 30S ribosomal protein S14 has protein sequence MAKKSLIAKAKRNPKFSVRVYNRCPLCGRPRAYYRKFDMCRICLRTLALRGELPGVIKSSW, from the coding sequence GTGGCAAAGAAATCCCTGATTGCAAAAGCGAAAAGGAATCCAAAATTTTCAGTGAGGGTTTATAACCGTTGTCCCCTTTGCGGGAGGCCGAGAGCTTACTATAGAAAATTTGATATGTGTAGAATATGTCTGAGAACCCTCGCCCTAAGGGGTGAACTTCCCGGAGTTATTAAGTCGAGCTGGTAA
- the rpsH gene encoding 30S ribosomal protein S8, producing MGMTDPIADMLTRIRNANRVRFKSVDVLLSRISLNIAKVLKKSGYISGYDIKKDARGHQVLKIYLKYADAKKSVLTGIQRISKPGRRVYVKGEKIPKVLNGYGIAILSTSKGVLTDKEASESKVGGEILCNVW from the coding sequence ATGGGGATGACAGATCCTATTGCTGATATGTTGACAAGAATTCGTAATGCCAACAGGGTACGATTTAAAAGTGTGGATGTCTTATTGTCCCGGATTAGTCTCAATATTGCCAAAGTCTTGAAAAAATCGGGATACATCAGCGGGTATGATATAAAGAAAGATGCACGTGGACATCAGGTATTGAAGATATACCTTAAATATGCTGACGCGAAGAAGTCAGTCCTTACCGGTATTCAAAGGATCAGTAAACCTGGAAGAAGGGTTTATGTGAAAGGTGAAAAGATCCCGAAGGTATTAAATGGTTATGGTATCGCTATCCTTTCCACATCGAAGGGAGTATTGACAGATAAAGAAGCGAGTGAGTCGAAGGTGGGTGGCGAAATTCTCTGCAATGTTTGGTAG